A stretch of Sulfitobacter sp. THAF37 DNA encodes these proteins:
- the lipA gene encoding lipoyl synthase, translating to MRDLKIPEQRHPEKARKPDNAQPKKPDWIRVKAPGGKGYADTAKIMREHKLTTVCEEAGCPNVGECWSQGHATMMIMGEVCTRACTFCNIATGKPPEALDVFEPGRVADAVAKLGLNHVVITSVDRDDVEDGGAEHFAQTIRAIRKRSPETTIEILTPDFIRATPGSLEIVVAAKPDVFNHNLETVPGLYPEVRPGARYFHSLRLLQRVKELDPSMFTKSGIMVGLGEDRQQVIQVMEDMRAADIDFLTIGQYLQPTPKHHRVDRFVHPDEFAAYEKSAYGKGFLMVSATPLTRSSYHAGDDFARLREARNRKLGLA from the coding sequence ATGCGCGATCTGAAAATCCCCGAACAGCGTCACCCCGAAAAGGCACGCAAACCCGACAACGCCCAGCCCAAGAAACCGGACTGGATCCGGGTCAAGGCCCCCGGCGGCAAGGGGTATGCCGACACCGCAAAGATCATGCGCGAGCACAAGCTGACCACCGTCTGCGAAGAGGCCGGATGCCCGAACGTGGGCGAATGCTGGTCCCAGGGCCATGCCACCATGATGATCATGGGCGAGGTCTGCACCCGCGCCTGTACCTTCTGCAACATCGCCACCGGCAAGCCGCCCGAGGCGCTGGACGTGTTCGAGCCGGGGCGCGTGGCGGATGCCGTGGCGAAGCTGGGGCTGAACCATGTGGTCATCACCAGCGTCGACCGCGACGACGTGGAAGATGGCGGGGCCGAACATTTCGCCCAGACCATCCGTGCCATCCGCAAGCGGTCGCCGGAAACCACGATTGAAATTCTCACACCGGATTTCATCCGCGCCACGCCCGGATCGCTGGAGATCGTGGTCGCCGCGAAACCGGATGTGTTCAATCACAACCTCGAAACCGTGCCGGGGCTCTACCCCGAGGTGCGGCCCGGTGCGCGCTATTTCCACTCGCTGCGCCTGCTTCAGCGGGTCAAGGAACTGGATCCGTCGATGTTCACCAAATCGGGCATCATGGTCGGTCTGGGTGAGGACCGCCAGCAGGTGATACAGGTGATGGAGGACATGCGCGCCGCCGACATCGACTTCCTGACCATCGGCCAGTACCTGCAACCGACGCCCAAGCATCACCGGGTGGACCGTTTCGTCCACCCCGATGAATTCGCCGCCTACGAAAAGTCGGCCTATGGCAAGGGATTCCTGATGGTGTCGGCCACGCCGCTGACGCGGTCGAGCTATCACGCGGGCGACGACTTTGCCCGTCTGCGCGAGGCGCGCAACCGCAAGCTGGGGCTGGCCTGA
- a CDS encoding MmgE/PrpD family protein: MKTVTDQLIRFRKAAVPAEAAVMMRLSLFDWAACGIAGAQAGDFDDFAAAQRAMGTGQAQIFGGGSATAPGAALVNGTLSHALDYDDTHFAHIGHPSVAVLPAVLALAEELTAPLDEVVEAATLGVESSILVGLWLGRSHYQVGYHQTATAGAFGAVMGCARLLGLDKSQLRAALGLCASMASGLKSQFGTMAKPLNAGLAARTGVEATLWAQAGMTAAEDGLAGPLGFGATHHGEAAEIALPRGSWRITDISHKFHACCHGLHAMLEAVRAADLDLDAVETIHIRTNPRWMSVCNIDAPTTGLGAKFSYTQTCAMALLGHDTGAIASFTDDITQDPDITALRAKIRVTEEARLSETQSEIAVSFAGGAMRRLKHDLSAPMTLETRAARLQDKAVALLGEDRAEALWQAAQGDGLRALTDQLVRS; this comes from the coding sequence ATGAAGACCGTCACCGATCAGCTCATCCGCTTTCGCAAGGCGGCGGTCCCGGCCGAGGCCGCCGTGATGATGCGCCTGTCGCTGTTCGACTGGGCCGCCTGCGGCATCGCCGGGGCGCAGGCCGGGGACTTTGACGATTTCGCCGCCGCGCAGCGGGCCATGGGCACGGGCCAGGCGCAGATATTCGGCGGCGGCAGCGCCACCGCACCCGGCGCCGCGCTGGTCAACGGCACGCTGTCCCATGCGCTGGACTATGACGATACGCATTTCGCCCACATCGGGCATCCGTCGGTCGCCGTGCTGCCTGCCGTGCTCGCCCTGGCCGAAGAACTGACCGCGCCGCTGGACGAAGTGGTGGAGGCGGCGACGCTGGGCGTCGAATCCTCGATCCTCGTGGGTCTCTGGCTGGGGCGCAGCCACTATCAGGTCGGATACCACCAGACCGCCACCGCCGGGGCCTTTGGCGCCGTCATGGGCTGTGCGCGGCTGCTGGGTCTCGACAAAAGCCAGCTGCGCGCGGCGCTCGGGCTCTGCGCCAGCATGGCCTCGGGGCTGAAGTCGCAGTTCGGCACGATGGCCAAACCGCTCAACGCCGGACTTGCCGCCCGCACCGGGGTCGAGGCCACGCTCTGGGCGCAGGCGGGGATGACCGCGGCAGAGGACGGGCTGGCCGGGCCGCTGGGCTTTGGCGCCACCCACCACGGCGAGGCGGCAGAGATCGCCCTGCCGCGCGGCAGCTGGCGCATCACCGACATCAGCCACAAGTTCCACGCCTGCTGCCACGGGTTGCACGCGATGCTCGAAGCGGTGCGCGCGGCCGACCTGGACCTCGATGCGGTTGAAACCATTCACATCCGCACCAACCCGCGCTGGATGAGCGTCTGCAACATCGACGCGCCCACCACGGGCCTCGGGGCCAAGTTCAGCTACACCCAGACCTGTGCAATGGCGCTCCTGGGCCATGATACGGGCGCGATTGCCAGTTTCACCGACGACATCACGCAAGACCCGGACATCACCGCCCTGCGCGCAAAAATCCGCGTCACCGAAGAGGCGCGGCTGTCCGAAACCCAGTCCGAGATTGCCGTGTCCTTTGCCGGTGGCGCGATGCGGCGGCTGAAGCATGACCTGTCGGCACCGATGACGCTGGAAACCCGCGCGGCCCGGCTGCAGGACAAGGCGGTGGCCCTGCTGGGCGAGGACCGCGCCGAGGCGCTGTGGCAGGCCGCCCAGGGCGACGGCCTGAGGGCTCTGACGGATCAGCTCGTCAGGTCGTAG
- a CDS encoding NAD(P)/FAD-dependent oxidoreductase: MNILIVGAGPTGLTAAVELARRGVIPRVIDKRSGPSELSRAVGIQQRSMDILTPSGVADDIRAEAVRFDGIAFHIGARRIAKFALNYDETSRLYGLPQDRTEHFLARAFARYGGKIEYDTPFEGLTQDDTTLRVRLGGTEAAFDHVIGADGAHSDVRAALGLDFPGFDLPEEWSIADVESPDWRDPETFQGFLLPHGDICIVAPLEQARFRVIASQPDALAALPVPMNVTRIRRSGAFTISVRQVTAYAVGRVYLAGDAAHCHSPAGGRGMNLGIADAADLAGRLIDGDIGGYHAARHAEGAHVLSFSEGLRKAVQSKSPLRRAVMSRVMKLIAAVPPLRRAAVRYFVSG; the protein is encoded by the coding sequence GTGAACATTCTGATCGTGGGGGCCGGACCGACCGGCCTGACGGCAGCCGTGGAACTGGCGCGCCGAGGCGTGATACCGCGTGTCATCGACAAAAGGTCCGGCCCCTCGGAACTCAGCCGGGCCGTCGGCATCCAGCAACGGTCGATGGACATTCTGACCCCCTCCGGCGTGGCGGACGACATCCGGGCCGAGGCCGTCCGCTTTGACGGTATCGCCTTTCACATCGGCGCGCGCAGGATCGCGAAATTTGCCCTGAACTACGACGAAACCTCCCGGCTCTATGGGCTTCCGCAGGACCGGACGGAACATTTCCTTGCCCGCGCCTTTGCCCGGTATGGCGGCAAGATCGAGTATGACACGCCTTTCGAGGGGCTGACCCAGGACGACACCACCCTGCGCGTGCGCCTGGGCGGGACAGAAGCGGCGTTCGACCATGTGATCGGCGCGGACGGCGCGCACAGCGACGTGCGCGCGGCGCTGGGGCTGGATTTTCCCGGTTTCGATCTGCCGGAGGAATGGTCCATCGCCGATGTGGAAAGCCCGGACTGGCGTGATCCCGAGACCTTTCAGGGCTTTCTGCTGCCGCACGGCGACATCTGCATCGTGGCCCCGTTGGAGCAAGCGCGGTTCAGGGTGATCGCAAGCCAGCCTGACGCGCTTGCCGCACTGCCGGTGCCGATGAACGTGACCCGGATACGCCGCAGCGGTGCCTTCACCATATCGGTGCGGCAGGTCACGGCGTATGCGGTGGGCCGGGTCTATCTTGCCGGGGATGCCGCGCATTGCCATTCACCGGCGGGCGGTCGGGGCATGAACCTCGGCATCGCGGATGCCGCCGACCTCGCGGGGCGTCTGATCGACGGAGACATCGGCGGCTATCACGCCGCGCGCCATGCCGAAGGCGCCCATGTGCTGTCCTTCAGCGAAGGGTTGCGCAAGGCGGTCCAATCGAAAAGCCCGCTGCGCAGGGCTGTCATGTCCCGGGTGATGAAGCTGATCGCGGCGGTCCCGCCGCTCCGGCGCGCGGCGGTACGTTATTTCGTCAGCGGATAG
- the hpt gene encoding hypoxanthine phosphoribosyltransferase gives MTDRRYVIDEMISAKAIAARIEALCRAIHDEFDGTDKLVVVGLLRGSFVFIADLVRELKLPIEVDFLEASSYGDGMESSREVRILKDLRGAIEGRDVLVVEDIVDTGHTLHHVTNLLKSRGPARLKTIALLDKPSRREVDMKADWTGFEIPDEFVVGYGIDYGQRDRNLPYIGKVRFT, from the coding sequence ATGACGGATCGTCGCTACGTGATTGATGAAATGATCTCGGCCAAGGCGATTGCCGCCCGGATCGAGGCGCTGTGCCGCGCGATACACGACGAATTCGACGGCACGGACAAGCTGGTGGTGGTGGGGCTGCTGCGCGGATCCTTCGTGTTCATCGCCGATCTGGTGCGCGAGCTGAAGCTGCCGATCGAGGTCGATTTCCTTGAGGCCTCCAGTTATGGCGACGGCATGGAAAGCAGCCGCGAGGTGCGGATCCTCAAGGACCTGCGCGGTGCGATCGAGGGCCGCGACGTGCTGGTGGTCGAGGACATCGTGGACACCGGGCACACGCTGCATCATGTCACCAACCTGCTGAAATCGCGCGGGCCCGCCCGGCTGAAAACCATCGCGCTGCTGGACAAGCCCAGCCGCCGCGAGGTGGACATGAAGGCGGACTGGACCGGCTTCGAGATCCCGGACGAATTCGTGGTGGGCTATGGCATCGACTATGGCCAGCGCGACCGGAACCTGCCCTATATCGGAAAGGTCCGGTTCACATGA
- a CDS encoding type II toxin-antitoxin system RatA family toxin gives MPTHSETRELPYTPQQMYDLVADVGKYPEFLPWTAAARIRSDEQVDDHRVMDADLVISFKVFRERFTSRVTLWPDQMKIDTEYLDGPFKYMLSNWQFEEAPQGCKVHFHVDFEFRNRILQGIIGVVFNDAMQRVVRAFEQRAADLYGPA, from the coding sequence ATGCCGACCCATTCAGAGACCAGAGAACTGCCCTATACCCCGCAACAGATGTACGATCTGGTGGCGGACGTGGGCAAATACCCCGAATTCCTGCCCTGGACCGCCGCCGCGCGGATTCGCAGTGACGAACAGGTGGACGATCACCGCGTGATGGACGCGGACCTGGTGATCAGCTTCAAGGTGTTCCGCGAACGGTTCACCAGCCGGGTGACGCTCTGGCCCGACCAGATGAAGATCGACACCGAATATCTCGACGGCCCGTTCAAATACATGCTGTCGAACTGGCAGTTCGAAGAGGCCCCGCAGGGCTGCAAGGTGCATTTCCACGTCGATTTCGAATTCCGCAACCGGATCCTTCAGGGCATCATCGGCGTCGTGTTCAACGATGCCATGCAGCGCGTGGTGCGCGCCTTTGAACAGCGCGCGGCGGACCTCTACGGGCCAGCCTGA